Sequence from the Maribacter aquivivus genome:
GATTATGTATGCTAAACCGAATACAGAAACTTTTGAGATTAATGGTATTACGGTAACACTTAGTCTGTATTCTCCAAATGATGTTTACAAGGCGTCTGATTTAAAAGATAGAATGGTAGCTATGATGGGTGCTCAAAAGAAGTTTTTGGGTAATGTTGATAGTACTAAAGAATATAATATTTTATTATATATGTCTGATGTTAATATACCAGATGCTCATGGTTATGGAGCCTTAGAACATCATACTTCGACTGTTGTTGTATTGCCGGAGGCAATGGATATTGGTCGTTTAGAGCAGGCTATGGTAGATGTGGTCTCTCATGAGTTTTTCCATATTGTAACTCCACTATCGGTTCATTCTAAAGAGATTCAGTATTTCGATTTTAATGATCCAAAAATGTCAGAACATTTATGGATGTATGAAGGAACTACAGAGTATTTTGCCAACCTATTTCAGATTCAGCAGGGTCTAATCTCGGAAGAAGATTTTTATGAACGTATGCTAGGTAAAATCACTAATTCTAAATTTTATGATGATAGCATGTCTTTTACGATGATGAGTAAAAATATATTAGAGCAACCTTATGAACCTAATTATGCTAATGTATATGAGAAAGGGGCTTTAATTAATATGTGTCTTGATATCATTTTAAGAGAAAAAAGTAATGGAGAAAAAGGGATGCTTTGGTTAATGAAAGAATTATCTAAAAAATATGGTACCGATATTCCTTTTGAAGATGAAGCTTTATTTTCAGAAATCGTTTCTATGACCTATCCAGAAGTTGATTCATTTTTTAAAGCGCACGTTATTGGTACTACACCTATTGACTATAATACTTTTTTTGCTAAGGTTGGTTTGGCTACTAAGGATGTCGAAAAGCCTACTGGTTACTTTTTTGATGGTCAAGTACCTTATATGGATGTAGATGTTCAAAATGATAGTGTGGTTTTTATTCGTGAGAATATTGAATTGAATTCTTTTTTCAATGATTTAAAATTACAAGGAGGTGATATTTTTAGAACTATAAATGAGCAAGAGATCAACTTGGAAACACTTCGTCCTATAATAGGGGAGAGTTTTGGTTGGACTCCAGAAACTGTTGTTAGTGTGACTGTTGAGAGAGATGGTGAAATGGTATCTGTTACTGGACCTGTTGGTCAACCGGTAAAGAAGGTTAAGAAAATAGTAGCTCTAGAAGGTATTGCTGAAGAAACAGTTACGTTGCGTAATGCCTGGTTGAAAAATTAGAGAATTACTTAAATATTTTAAATAAAAAAACCGTCTACTTTTTACAGTAAGACGGTTTTTTATTGAGTTAGTTGTATTGTAATTAACCTAATGCAACTCTTTTAAATGCTAC
This genomic interval carries:
- a CDS encoding M61 family metallopeptidase, producing MKKNVLIIAFALILNACGAGKVLMSAENSPILTSIDLVNIVDDKVQVGVNPGAFTTSTVIFRIPKTVPGTYSSDNYGQYIEDFEALDYKGNLLNSKKLDDNTWSISGAVQLDKVQYWVNDTYDTENDVEDAVFSPAGTNISKGSNFMLNLHGFVGYFDGFKEVPYAIQIKKPADLIATTTLSGEVGGKIDPLLDAFTAKRYFEVIDNPIMYAKPNTETFEINGITVTLSLYSPNDVYKASDLKDRMVAMMGAQKKFLGNVDSTKEYNILLYMSDVNIPDAHGYGALEHHTSTVVVLPEAMDIGRLEQAMVDVVSHEFFHIVTPLSVHSKEIQYFDFNDPKMSEHLWMYEGTTEYFANLFQIQQGLISEEDFYERMLGKITNSKFYDDSMSFTMMSKNILEQPYEPNYANVYEKGALINMCLDIILREKSNGEKGMLWLMKELSKKYGTDIPFEDEALFSEIVSMTYPEVDSFFKAHVIGTTPIDYNTFFAKVGLATKDVEKPTGYFFDGQVPYMDVDVQNDSVVFIRENIELNSFFNDLKLQGGDIFRTINEQEINLETLRPIIGESFGWTPETVVSVTVERDGEMVSVTGPVGQPVKKVKKIVALEGIAEETVTLRNAWLKN